From one Treponema denticola genomic stretch:
- a CDS encoding ATP-binding cassette domain-containing protein: MKKNSFTLKYLFKNKLSIFFVIFLAAAASFFNVGTAFLLKLIADSVFNYELNKMILLGGCTVVYIFVAVLSDFLAHYSRIKFCKNISYLLKNDIVFNLLNKSVLHKEKKSYSDYQSLLLNDILSLEQNYFEAILSCLYQALNLVFSFLAILYIQPLFLPVILVICIPPILFPRLTQNKLEFLQKNKSETRSFFIKKLSDVLNGFRTIKMYGAEAAGVKYSDDSNYDYTQAEIKLAKRENLIMSSAFGLGLLIILLTWVSGAFFIRAGLLTFSGLIALTKIAESIAGPFQIIGERYAGIMSSKAIKKTIKSVLQEKEDIYKIKDFKEIRIKDCVIVKEEKECLQIENLSLKTGDRILVTGVSGSGKSTLLNVLAGFEKNMGKLYIDEVLQEADISLSNLIFMLEQKTHIFDAGLIDNITLFDTANNAAAEDAIKKLNIAYLSTKMENQKQFSGGEERRIDFARLLIRNLSEKIVLLDEPFSGLDLQNTENMIRIINELNPKILILTAHEADQLGGLNYNRLLRIENTELKEI; the protein is encoded by the coding sequence ATGAAAAAAAATTCTTTTACACTAAAATATCTTTTTAAAAATAAATTATCTATTTTTTTTGTAATTTTTTTGGCCGCGGCAGCTTCTTTCTTTAATGTCGGTACGGCTTTTTTACTAAAACTCATTGCCGACTCGGTTTTCAATTACGAATTAAATAAAATGATTCTTCTTGGAGGCTGTACTGTAGTTTATATTTTTGTTGCCGTTTTATCCGATTTTTTGGCTCATTATTCCCGTATTAAATTTTGCAAGAATATTTCATACTTATTAAAAAACGATATTGTTTTTAATCTTTTGAATAAAAGCGTTCTTCATAAAGAAAAAAAATCTTATTCCGATTATCAATCCTTATTATTAAATGATATTTTAAGTTTGGAGCAAAACTATTTTGAGGCTATTTTATCGTGCCTATATCAAGCTCTTAACTTGGTTTTTTCATTTTTGGCAATTTTATACATTCAGCCGCTTTTTTTACCTGTTATTTTGGTTATATGTATTCCGCCGATTTTATTTCCTAGATTGACACAAAATAAACTTGAATTCTTGCAAAAAAATAAATCCGAAACCCGTTCATTTTTTATAAAAAAATTAAGCGATGTATTGAACGGTTTTAGAACAATTAAAATGTATGGAGCTGAAGCGGCCGGTGTAAAATATTCCGATGATTCAAATTATGATTATACCCAAGCCGAAATAAAACTTGCAAAGCGTGAAAATCTTATTATGTCATCAGCTTTTGGACTAGGGCTTTTAATTATTCTTTTGACATGGGTTTCAGGGGCGTTTTTTATCAGAGCCGGGCTTTTGACTTTTTCCGGTTTGATAGCTCTTACCAAAATTGCCGAATCGATTGCCGGGCCTTTTCAAATTATAGGTGAAAGATATGCCGGTATAATGTCTTCTAAAGCTATCAAAAAAACTATAAAATCAGTTCTACAAGAAAAAGAAGATATTTATAAAATAAAAGATTTTAAAGAAATACGGATTAAAGATTGTGTAATTGTTAAAGAAGAAAAGGAATGTTTGCAGATAGAAAATTTATCCTTAAAAACAGGGGATAGAATTCTTGTAACAGGAGTAAGCGGTTCCGGAAAAAGTACCTTACTTAATGTTTTGGCAGGATTTGAAAAAAATATGGGTAAGCTTTATATAGATGAAGTTTTACAAGAAGCCGATATTAGTCTTTCAAATCTTATTTTTATGCTGGAGCAAAAAACTCATATTTTTGATGCCGGCTTAATCGATAATATTACATTGTTTGATACGGCAAATAATGCGGCCGCCGAAGATGCAATAAAAAAACTTAATATAGCCTATTTAAGTACAAAGATGGAAAATCAAAAGCAATTTTCAGGCGGGGAAGAGCGGCGTATAGATTTTGCAAGATTGCTTATAAGAAATTTAAGCGAAAAAATAGTTTTACTTGATGAACCGTTTTCAGGACTGGATCTGCAAAATACCGAAAATATGATAAGAATAATAAATGAACTAAATCCTAAAATTTTAATTTTAACAGCTCATGAGGCGGACCAATTAGGCGGTCTAAATTACAACCGCCTTTTAAGAATAGAAAATACCGAATTAAAAGAAATTTAA
- the rsmI gene encoding 16S rRNA (cytidine(1402)-2'-O)-methyltransferase, protein MVATPIGNLKDISFRALETFQEADFIACEDTRHTLGLLTHYEISKPLISCRAVNEAAASEKIVKLLDEGKKIAYASDAGTPAISDPGSILVRTAREAGHTIIPIPGASAFGAIMSIAGTYDKTVVFEGFLSPKAGKRKRRLQELFDFGAGFVLYESPYRIVKLLADIAEIDSNRELIIGRELTKLHEEIIKGPASEVLQNFEKRPSIKGEFSVFVTGK, encoded by the coding sequence GTGGTTGCCACTCCTATAGGCAATCTAAAAGATATCAGTTTTAGAGCTTTAGAGACTTTTCAAGAAGCCGATTTTATCGCCTGTGAGGATACAAGGCACACCTTGGGCCTTTTAACTCATTATGAGATCTCAAAGCCTTTAATTTCGTGCAGGGCTGTAAATGAAGCCGCAGCCTCCGAAAAAATTGTAAAACTTTTAGATGAAGGGAAAAAAATAGCCTATGCAAGCGATGCGGGAACACCGGCAATCAGTGATCCGGGTTCTATTTTAGTAAGGACGGCAAGGGAAGCAGGGCATACAATAATTCCTATTCCGGGTGCTTCAGCCTTTGGTGCTATAATGAGTATAGCAGGAACCTACGACAAAACGGTAGTTTTTGAGGGTTTTTTGTCGCCTAAGGCCGGAAAACGCAAACGGAGGCTTCAAGAGCTATTTGACTTTGGGGCAGGCTTTGTTTTATATGAATCCCCTTATAGAATCGTAAAGCTCTTAGCCGATATTGCCGAAATAGATAGTAACCGTGAGCTTATTATAGGGAGGGAGCTTACAAAACTCCATGAAGAGATTATCAAGGGGCCGGCAAGTGAAGTTTTGCAAAATTTTGAAAAAAGGCCCTCGATAAAAGGGGAATTTTCTGTTTTTGTTACAGGAAAATAG
- a CDS encoding flagellar biosynthesis anti-sigma factor FlgM, giving the protein MIEKLGGIDPIKNLQNTQKPRRMEKVEVSDSVQVSPEAQKLSEIYFAMDAVKAAPDIRREKIEEVIKKFQDPSYIDSVLDQTTDKILDSLGF; this is encoded by the coding sequence ATGATAGAAAAATTGGGCGGAATTGATCCGATCAAAAATTTACAAAACACTCAAAAACCAAGAAGAATGGAAAAGGTAGAAGTTTCCGATTCAGTGCAAGTATCTCCTGAAGCTCAAAAATTATCGGAAATTTATTTTGCAATGGATGCAGTAAAGGCTGCTCCTGATATCCGTCGGGAAAAAATAGAAGAAGTTATCAAAAAATTTCAAGATCCTTCATATATCGACAGTGTTTTGGATCAAACAACAGATAAAATTTTAGACTCTTTAGGATTTTAA
- the gltX gene encoding glutamate--tRNA ligase: MQVKVRYAPSPTGFQHIGGVRTALFNYLFARSKGGKFVLRIEDTDRTRYSEEYEQNLYDTLEWLGLEWDEGGPKGGPCAPYIQSQRFDIYRKYAQELVDKGFAYYCFCDSERLDRIRKIQTMNKMPPGYDRACRNLTDEEIKAKMDEGIPYVIRLKVPLEGSTKFTDALLGDIEWKNEDINPDQILLKSDGFPTYHLANIVDDHLMGITHVMRAQEWLPSTPMHIIMYKAFGWEPPQFCHLPMVMGNDGQKLSKRHGATSCNEFRNKGYLKEAIINYVAMLGCSYEDGRDMYSLSDLEKLFDIKHLNKAPAVFDYKKLEWFNGQYMREKTDEELFALTWPYIANSGLFGKINEEELKKAGCRFENQTYLKPTQEQKEVLMKVMPLVKERLHLLSEITEMVRFLFEEPAVPPAEEIIPKKLDAETTKKVLQKAIEVMPKIAGLDDHAGGEVFRVEADAMGIKMGDFMMPVRMTVTGSRISPPLVGSIQILGIEKAVKRIEKAIAERF; this comes from the coding sequence ATGCAAGTTAAAGTCAGATATGCTCCCTCTCCCACCGGCTTTCAGCACATAGGCGGAGTCCGTACAGCCTTGTTTAATTACCTTTTTGCCCGCTCAAAAGGCGGAAAATTCGTTTTGCGTATTGAAGATACCGACAGAACAAGATACAGCGAAGAATATGAACAGAACCTTTATGATACCCTTGAATGGCTCGGCCTTGAATGGGATGAAGGCGGCCCAAAGGGAGGCCCCTGTGCACCCTATATTCAGTCTCAAAGGTTCGATATTTACCGAAAATATGCCCAAGAGCTTGTCGATAAGGGCTTTGCTTACTATTGCTTTTGCGATTCGGAAAGGCTCGACAGAATCCGAAAAATTCAAACAATGAACAAGATGCCTCCGGGCTATGACAGGGCTTGCCGCAATTTAACCGATGAAGAAATTAAGGCTAAAATGGACGAAGGTATTCCCTATGTTATCCGCTTAAAGGTTCCGCTTGAAGGCAGCACCAAATTTACAGATGCCCTTTTAGGCGATATTGAATGGAAAAATGAAGATATAAACCCCGACCAAATCCTTTTAAAAAGCGACGGGTTTCCGACATATCACTTGGCAAACATAGTAGATGACCACCTCATGGGCATAACCCACGTTATGCGTGCCCAAGAATGGCTTCCATCCACCCCCATGCATATTATAATGTACAAGGCCTTCGGCTGGGAACCGCCCCAATTTTGCCACTTGCCCATGGTTATGGGAAATGACGGGCAAAAGCTTTCAAAACGGCATGGAGCCACCAGCTGCAATGAATTCAGAAACAAGGGCTACCTAAAAGAAGCCATTATCAATTATGTTGCTATGCTTGGCTGTTCTTATGAAGACGGCCGTGATATGTACAGTCTTTCAGATTTGGAAAAACTCTTTGACATTAAGCACTTAAACAAGGCCCCGGCCGTATTCGACTATAAAAAGCTGGAGTGGTTTAACGGCCAATATATGCGGGAAAAAACCGATGAAGAGCTCTTTGCTCTTACATGGCCCTACATTGCAAATTCAGGCCTTTTCGGAAAGATAAATGAAGAAGAGCTGAAAAAAGCCGGATGCCGTTTTGAAAATCAAACCTATTTAAAGCCGACCCAAGAACAAAAAGAAGTTTTAATGAAGGTGATGCCTTTGGTAAAAGAGAGACTTCACCTTTTAAGCGAAATAACCGAAATGGTTCGCTTTCTTTTTGAAGAACCGGCAGTTCCTCCGGCAGAAGAAATAATACCGAAAAAACTTGATGCCGAAACTACAAAAAAAGTTCTCCAAAAGGCAATCGAAGTAATGCCCAAAATTGCGGGCCTTGACGACCATGCAGGCGGAGAAGTCTTTAGAGTGGAAGCTGATGCTATGGGTATTAAGATGGGAGACTTTATGATGCCTGTCAGAATGACAGTTACCGGCAGCAGAATAAGCCCACCCCTTGTAGGTTCAATCCAAATTTTAGGAATAGAAAAAGCCGTTAAGCGTATAGAAAAAGCTATAGCGGAAAGGTTTTAA
- a CDS encoding adenylate/guanylate cyclase domain-containing protein translates to MNLNLQYNQNQEAADKIAASLSALQEEKLFHIDVYGLAEELNLSRETALNIFIQGVYDGSFIIDWMYHCPTCGGVAHETLSIHEAVSENYCPACQKNFNNTLDDNIEIFFSIHPNILPLDSSLKKNYLAKIENDVNAGNYLTWKKPNSIKGIDLIQNNLYRELMGSDVLIAEQSLQIMKTAILFTDIKGSTLMYSELGDAKAFALVKEHFRILFDVIKKFDGVPVKTIGDAIMGVFMNSKNAVDASIEAQKELHEHYKNNLEIERIEVKIGIHAGPALVVTLNNRLDYFGTSVNMAARIQNAAQPNEVVISEELFNNSEIQKSIAAITNKVQRQRITFKGMKEESTIYHIMVK, encoded by the coding sequence ATGAATTTAAATTTACAATACAATCAAAATCAAGAAGCAGCGGATAAAATTGCAGCCTCCTTATCGGCTCTGCAAGAAGAAAAATTATTTCACATAGATGTATACGGTCTTGCAGAAGAGTTAAATCTAAGCAGGGAAACAGCCTTAAATATTTTTATCCAAGGCGTATATGACGGTTCTTTTATAATAGACTGGATGTATCATTGCCCTACCTGCGGAGGCGTTGCCCACGAAACCCTTTCAATACATGAAGCCGTTTCAGAAAACTATTGTCCGGCTTGTCAAAAGAACTTTAACAATACATTAGACGACAATATTGAAATTTTCTTCTCCATTCACCCGAATATACTACCTTTAGATTCTTCATTGAAGAAAAACTATCTTGCAAAAATAGAAAATGATGTAAATGCCGGAAACTATCTTACATGGAAAAAGCCTAATTCCATAAAAGGAATCGATTTAATTCAAAACAACCTCTACAGAGAACTTATGGGGTCAGATGTTTTAATAGCCGAACAATCATTGCAAATAATGAAGACGGCAATTCTGTTTACGGATATTAAAGGATCAACCCTTATGTATTCGGAGTTAGGTGATGCAAAGGCATTCGCCCTTGTTAAAGAACACTTTAGGATTCTATTTGATGTAATAAAAAAATTTGATGGCGTTCCTGTAAAAACAATAGGTGATGCAATTATGGGCGTTTTTATGAACTCTAAAAATGCAGTAGATGCAAGCATTGAGGCTCAAAAAGAATTACATGAGCACTATAAAAACAATCTCGAAATCGAAAGAATTGAAGTGAAAATCGGTATTCATGCAGGTCCCGCCCTGGTCGTTACCTTAAACAACCGCCTAGACTACTTCGGTACAAGCGTAAATATGGCCGCCCGCATCCAAAATGCAGCCCAACCGAATGAGGTAGTAATTTCAGAAGAGCTCTTTAACAATAGCGAAATACAAAAATCCATTGCTGCAATTACAAACAAAGTTCAGCGTCAACGCATTACTTTTAAGGGAATGAAAGAAGAATCGACGATTTACCACATAATGGTTAAATAA
- a CDS encoding leucine-rich repeat domain-containing protein gives MGIKKLKKIIIFMSFIFLAAACSDNKPEKEQDIKTADSKNDVKEEEPINLPNTESISLTTAKSKGEKIKLRVERFVSNREPIWIDLNSNKKMDENEDITPFVVPGMSAYRDYTIDSEVITIYGKINRFFCEENRITSIDLANNPSLTHLSCSDNNLQDLSLINNRNLVYLSCGKNNLTSIDFSQNFDLKEIFCDENLIRELDVSHIKVLTTLEAQKNKLKFLDMSKNTSLITLYCYENELTYLNTDNCENLKFLACSGNALTSIDTSSSPLLRKLWCANNKLENIDLSKNVNITFLVLNNNLLSELDISNNPGLKEFWCYKNNLSKLSLDGHENLEILSCYDNKLNSLDISHLPKLQECYCYNTNISELDVSKNNKLIRLSCGKNNLSQINCSNLKDLEFLYVSENSLTALDIGQNVNLTELDCGGNMLTELNLNSNRKLKELYCGNNKLKVLNTSNNVKLIYLYCKQNEITDIDLAKNTELQFLSVSENRLKFLNLRNNVKLEKVWCYDNLLMGLSVLNNKNIKLISCYNNQIKEKEMERLIKSLPTRPSEENGRFYVVDRRENSTDNNICTIQQVNNAKKKNWDVLKSDGGEFTGH, from the coding sequence ATGGGTATAAAAAAACTAAAGAAGATTATAATTTTTATGAGCTTTATTTTTCTTGCTGCGGCTTGTTCGGATAATAAGCCGGAAAAAGAACAAGATATAAAAACAGCTGACAGCAAAAACGATGTTAAAGAAGAAGAACCTATAAATTTGCCGAATACTGAATCTATAAGCTTGACCACAGCAAAATCAAAGGGTGAAAAAATAAAGCTTAGGGTTGAAAGATTTGTTTCTAACCGTGAGCCTATCTGGATAGATTTAAATTCAAATAAAAAAATGGATGAAAATGAAGATATAACGCCTTTTGTTGTACCGGGTATGTCCGCTTATCGTGATTATACTATTGATAGTGAGGTTATAACTATATACGGTAAAATAAATAGGTTTTTTTGTGAGGAAAACCGTATAACAAGTATTGATTTAGCTAATAATCCCTCATTAACACATCTTTCTTGTTCCGATAATAACCTTCAAGACTTATCTCTTATAAATAACAGGAATCTGGTATATTTATCTTGCGGTAAAAATAATTTGACTTCTATAGATTTTAGCCAAAATTTCGATTTAAAAGAAATTTTTTGTGATGAAAATCTAATCAGAGAACTCGATGTTTCTCATATTAAGGTGTTAACAACTTTAGAAGCTCAAAAAAATAAATTAAAATTTCTTGATATGTCGAAAAATACTTCTCTTATAACTTTATATTGCTATGAAAATGAGCTGACATATTTAAATACGGATAATTGTGAAAATTTAAAATTTCTTGCTTGTTCCGGAAATGCTCTTACATCCATAGATACAAGTTCAAGTCCTCTTTTACGTAAATTATGGTGTGCAAATAATAAACTTGAAAATATCGATTTATCAAAAAATGTGAACATTACATTTCTTGTGCTGAATAATAACTTATTATCGGAATTGGACATAAGCAATAATCCCGGCTTAAAAGAGTTTTGGTGTTATAAAAATAATCTATCCAAATTATCTTTAGATGGTCATGAGAATCTTGAAATATTATCTTGTTATGATAATAAACTGAATTCGCTTGATATTTCTCATCTTCCCAAATTACAAGAATGCTATTGCTACAATACAAATATAAGCGAGCTGGATGTATCTAAAAATAATAAGTTGATAAGATTGTCTTGCGGCAAAAATAATCTTTCTCAAATAAACTGTTCTAATCTTAAAGATCTTGAGTTTCTTTATGTATCGGAAAACAGCCTTACAGCTTTGGATATAGGGCAAAATGTAAATCTTACGGAACTTGATTGTGGAGGAAATATGTTGACAGAATTGAATCTAAACAGTAATAGAAAACTAAAAGAATTATATTGCGGAAATAATAAACTAAAGGTTCTTAATACATCTAATAATGTAAAATTAATTTATCTATACTGTAAACAAAATGAAATTACAGATATCGATCTTGCAAAAAATACGGAATTACAGTTTTTGTCTGTAAGCGAAAACCGTTTAAAATTTTTGAATTTACGAAATAATGTAAAATTGGAAAAGGTATGGTGTTACGATAATTTACTCATGGGGCTTAGTGTTTTAAATAATAAGAATATAAAACTTATATCTTGTTATAATAACCAAATAAAAGAAAAAGAAATGGAAAGGCTCATAAAGTCTTTGCCGACCCGTCCAAGCGAAGAAAATGGAAGATTCTACGTAGTCGATAGACGGGAAAATAGTACAGATAATAATATCTGTACTATTCAGCAGGTTAATAATGCAAAGAAAAAAAATTGGGATGTTCTAAAATCTGATGGCGGCGAATTTACAGGCCATTAA
- a CDS encoding GntP family permease, with the protein MQGIALIITFVIAIALMIFAISKLKIHPFLSIMGVSLLLALAAGIPLVKIPGTIGAGFSGTFTSIGIVIILGALIGTILEKTGAALKLSDMVIKVVGKKHPELAMLIMGWIVSIPVFCDSGFVILNPIRKALVQRTRISSVAMTVALSAGLYISHVFIPPTPGPIAAASSLGIGNNLLLVIGMGALASIFPLIAGYFFARYIGTKVKASEDSSTDEVSQSYEELVASYGTLPNGFTAIAPIIVPILLMALSSVASMANMSGAGADILKFLGAPIMALAVGLIFGVILFASQKKTEDFYILTNETLKVVGPILFVTAAGGVLGKVIASSSLVGYITEHAAVLKTVGIFFPFLLAAILKSAQGSSTVAITTTAGILAPLMAPLGLATVPLSALTVMAIGAGAMTVSHANDSYFWVVTTFGGLKAEDGYKTQTLMTLVIGIAAIIGIFIISLFL; encoded by the coding sequence ATGCAAGGTATAGCACTTATTATTACATTTGTTATTGCTATTGCTCTTATGATTTTCGCTATTTCAAAGCTGAAAATTCATCCCTTTTTATCGATTATGGGAGTTTCGCTCCTTTTGGCTCTGGCCGCAGGAATCCCGTTGGTAAAGATTCCCGGCACAATAGGAGCCGGTTTTAGCGGAACTTTTACAAGTATCGGTATTGTTATTATTCTTGGTGCCCTAATCGGAACAATCCTTGAAAAAACAGGAGCAGCCCTAAAGCTCTCCGATATGGTTATCAAGGTTGTAGGTAAAAAGCATCCTGAACTTGCTATGCTGATTATGGGCTGGATAGTTTCAATTCCCGTATTTTGTGACAGCGGTTTTGTTATTCTAAACCCGATACGAAAGGCTCTTGTTCAAAGAACAAGAATATCTAGCGTTGCGATGACTGTTGCCCTATCGGCCGGTTTGTATATTTCTCACGTATTTATTCCGCCTACACCCGGGCCTATTGCAGCTGCAAGCTCTCTCGGCATAGGAAACAACCTTCTTTTAGTAATCGGTATGGGAGCCCTAGCTTCTATTTTTCCCCTCATTGCAGGTTATTTTTTTGCAAGATATATAGGAACTAAGGTAAAGGCTTCAGAAGACAGCTCTACAGATGAGGTTTCACAATCCTATGAAGAACTGGTTGCAAGTTATGGAACTCTTCCAAACGGTTTTACTGCCATAGCTCCTATTATTGTTCCGATCCTCCTCATGGCCCTTTCTTCAGTTGCTTCTATGGCAAATATGAGCGGTGCAGGTGCCGATATTTTAAAATTCCTGGGAGCCCCTATTATGGCCTTAGCGGTAGGTCTCATTTTCGGTGTCATACTTTTTGCAAGCCAAAAAAAGACAGAGGACTTTTATATTCTCACAAATGAAACCTTAAAGGTTGTAGGCCCCATTCTCTTTGTAACTGCCGCAGGCGGTGTTTTAGGCAAGGTTATAGCTTCATCAAGCTTAGTAGGTTATATTACAGAACATGCTGCCGTTTTAAAAACCGTCGGCATTTTCTTCCCATTCCTTTTGGCTGCTATTTTAAAATCTGCACAAGGTTCTTCGACGGTTGCTATTACAACTACGGCAGGAATCCTTGCTCCTCTTATGGCTCCCCTAGGCCTTGCTACCGTTCCCCTATCGGCTTTAACCGTTATGGCAATCGGAGCAGGAGCAATGACCGTTTCTCATGCAAATGACAGTTATTTCTGGGTAGTCACAACCTTCGGCGGTCTAAAGGCTGAGGACGGATACAAGACTCAAACCCTTATGACTCTTGTAATCGGTATTGCTGCAATTATAGGCATATTTATCATATCCTTATTTTTATAG
- a CDS encoding glycerate kinase family protein, translated as MKKILLIPDSFKGTMSSARICTLMKNAIKEIFPEAQTLSIPVADGGEGSVDAFLEAVGGIKKTVKVKNPFFEEMESFYGILKNEDPNAEKTAVIEMAACAGLPLAIGRLNPSLTTTYGVGELITDALKNGCTNIIIGLGGSATNDGGCGAAAALGVKFFDKDGKSFIPAGGTLKNIERIDMTGLNPLVKKARFTTMCDIDNPLFGKTGAAYIFAPQKGADPGMVEELDQGLKHLALVAGKTETLNSGSETAEIPGAGAAGGMGYGTLVFLGSELKMGIEIVLDTVGFEKKLDNTDFVFTGEGKLDSQSLRGKVIAGVAQRAKKKNVPVIAVVGDAEEGIDDIYKMGVSAVFSINRLAVPFSQAKKTAETDLTATMKDVLRLIKTLC; from the coding sequence ATGAAAAAGATACTGCTTATCCCCGATTCCTTTAAGGGAACAATGAGCTCGGCTAGAATATGTACTTTGATGAAAAATGCGATAAAAGAAATTTTCCCTGAAGCTCAAACCCTTTCAATCCCTGTAGCGGATGGCGGGGAGGGCAGTGTCGATGCCTTTTTAGAGGCTGTAGGCGGCATAAAAAAAACGGTTAAAGTCAAAAATCCTTTTTTTGAAGAAATGGAAAGCTTTTACGGTATTTTAAAAAATGAAGATCCGAATGCCGAAAAGACTGCCGTAATTGAAATGGCCGCCTGTGCGGGTCTCCCTCTTGCGATAGGAAGGCTTAATCCATCCCTTACCACGACCTATGGAGTAGGTGAACTCATAACCGATGCCCTTAAAAACGGATGTACAAATATTATAATCGGTTTGGGCGGAAGTGCGACAAATGACGGCGGCTGCGGAGCTGCAGCAGCCTTGGGAGTCAAGTTTTTTGATAAGGACGGAAAAAGTTTTATTCCGGCAGGCGGAACCTTAAAAAATATTGAACGCATAGATATGACAGGCCTAAACCCGCTTGTAAAAAAAGCAAGGTTTACGACTATGTGCGATATAGATAATCCTCTTTTCGGAAAAACCGGAGCAGCCTACATCTTTGCTCCGCAAAAAGGTGCAGATCCCGGCATGGTTGAAGAACTCGACCAAGGCCTAAAACATCTAGCCTTGGTTGCAGGAAAAACCGAAACCCTCAATTCCGGTTCTGAAACGGCAGAAATCCCCGGGGCAGGGGCTGCCGGAGGCATGGGCTACGGAACTCTTGTCTTTTTAGGTTCCGAGTTAAAAATGGGTATTGAAATTGTTCTTGATACGGTTGGCTTTGAGAAAAAACTGGATAATACCGATTTTGTTTTTACGGGAGAAGGCAAATTGGATAGTCAAAGTTTAAGAGGAAAGGTTATTGCAGGCGTTGCCCAAAGAGCCAAAAAGAAAAATGTACCTGTGATAGCTGTCGTAGGCGATGCAGAAGAGGGTATAGACGATATTTATAAAATGGGAGTTTCCGCCGTATTCAGCATAAACCGTCTTGCCGTACCTTTCAGCCAAGCAAAAAAAACAGCTGAAACTGATTTGACCGCAACAATGAAAGATGTCTTACGGCTAATAAAAACATTATGCTAG
- a CDS encoding DUF805 domain-containing protein → MNYYLDVLKKYIVFDGRARRKEYWMFILFNLIIAGVVSILDYILGTAILGSLYGLAVLLPSLAVQVRRLHDINKPWYWIFITLIPLVGPIWMIVLMATEGTRGDNDFGPDPKAGE, encoded by the coding sequence ATGAACTACTATTTGGATGTACTTAAAAAGTATATTGTTTTTGATGGCCGTGCCCGCCGAAAAGAATATTGGATGTTTATACTATTCAATTTAATTATTGCGGGAGTGGTAAGTATTCTTGATTATATTTTAGGAACTGCAATTTTAGGATCTTTATACGGCTTAGCTGTACTTTTACCTTCTCTTGCTGTACAAGTAAGACGATTGCATGATATAAACAAACCCTGGTATTGGATATTTATAACTCTTATTCCTTTAGTGGGTCCTATATGGATGATTGTTTTGATGGCAACCGAAGGAACAAGAGGAGATAACGATTTCGGTCCGGATCCGAAAGCCGGAGAATAA